The Syntrophorhabdales bacterium region GCCAAGCTGGGCAAGTACCAGCTCGCAAAGCGTGACTTTGACGCAGCTCTCGATTTGAACCCGCAGAACAGGGATGTTTACTATTACCGTGCCATGTCTCATCTGGTGCTCGGGAGCGTCGGCCAGGCAGTCGAAGACATGAGGTGTGCCGCCGGGCTCGGTCATGCCAAGGCCGAGGAGTTTCTCAATGAGCACGGGCTCTTGATGGACGAAGTAATGAACTAAGAGCGAAAAAGCAAAAAGCGTGGGAGCGGGCACTCGAAAAGCCGGGTAGCAGCCTCGATTGACAAAATACCTTCCGGCGAATTACCTTACCACTAACGGAGCAAACTTTCTCAGGAGGGGGTCTTAGCCGATGACAGCGAAAAGTATTCTCGTTCCGACCGATTTTTCCGAGCACTCAGACATGGCGTTAAAACAGGCTCTCGAAATCGCAAAGGAGGGTAAAGCGAAGCTCTATCTCCTGCACGTGATTCATGAGGCAATGCATCAGTGTGCGGCTGACTATTGCCTGAGTGACGAACTGATGCGCCAAATGGAGAACGGGATGACATCTGCCGCCCAGCAAAATCTTCAGAAACAGCTCGCAAAATTCCCCGCAGCGAAGGAAGTGGAAGTGATTACCGAAGTCAGAAGAGGCTTTCCGTCGGACGAAATACTGAAGGAACAACAGGAGAAAAAGATCGATCTCATAGTGATCGCCCCTCTTGGCAGGTCAGGCATTGAAAGATTCCTCATCGGCAGTGTGACAAAAAACGTGGTGAAAGAAGCCAAGTGCCCGGTGCTGGTCGCGAAGTAAAGAACGGGCGCGGATCTCGGATGACCCGTTTTTGAAGCGATCGATTCCAAATAGTATACGTTAGGAATCTAGCAGGCCTTCCTTAGAATGATGATCCAGGAAACGTGATGGTGGTTCCTGCCTTCGTTCCTGTGCTCCTCATATTCAAGTTCGTATAACTCCTGTTCAAGGAAGGCGCCGAAATCTTGCCTGAGCTCCCTCTCTGTGAAAAAATGTGAATATTTCCCTTTGACAAATGAATGGCTTTCTCCCTCGACAATGTCGCCTTTTCCATACTCTTCTTTATCATTGACTGACAGCGCATTGAGGAAGAAATATCCGCCCTGTTTCAGAAGCCGCGCAGCCTTTTCCCTTAACATCAGCCTGTCTCCGGGTCGCATGGTGTGGTAAAGGTTTGACGCAAACAACAGATCAAAGGTTTGCATTTCCGTTATGTCGCTGAAGTCACAGCAGATAAAACGCACTTTGTCCTTCTTCGGATCCTTACCGACGAGCGCAAGCCCGTTAGCAGATCTCTCGATCCCGATCACATGCACGTTGAGTTGATCTGACAGGTAGAAAGAATCGCGGCCGTACCCGCAGCCTATGTCAAGGAGCGTAGCGCCCTCGAGGCCGCTCGAGCGCTTTCCTAGATGCTTCACCGCCTCGCAGGCCAACTCGCTCGGCGCGTCTCCCCAAATCTTTCCCTTCTTCCCGTACTCGGCGTTCCAATCCACGTGAGGCCACCTCCCGTTGTTCCCTCATTTCTCAATTCCCAGTTCCTCCAGCCTTTTCGTTGTGGGTACGCCGGTAGTCACATCCCACCCTACAATTGCGTAATATTCATCGAGCATCTTGTCGAATATCTTCCTGTCGACAGTCTGACCGCTTGAGGGGCCTTTCGAAGACGCCTCGCTAAAGAGCCTTTCAGGAAGCATATCGTCTTTTCTCCCGAAGCCCTCCCTCACATTGAAGAGGCGCGTGAGATTCCATACTCTTTGCGCCACCATGCGCAGATCCTCCAGAGTGAATGCCCATCCCGTGATAGCCGCCACTGCCCGCGCAAAATCGGGCGGCGTAATCGCGAAACCACCGAAGGCACACGAGATAAGGACATCATAGATCGCGTAGGTGAGCTGCAGCTCGCTCACCATCAATGGCTTGCCCTCGTAGGTATACCGGTCTGCGCCCGGCATCAAGAGTTCTGTTCTCAGCGTGTTCGACCGCACATGACATGCGCCTCTGTCTGCGAGCGCGTACGTGAGAGCCTGTCCTTTCATGCCCCTGGGATCGTAGCCGGGCAGTTCCAGTCCTTTAACATGGATAGCGAAACCGGAGGAGCCTTTGATTTCCTGCGAGGCTCTTCGCGTGCCCTCTGAAAGAATAGCGCCAATCCCTTCCTTCTTGCCGATGAGGTGTACCAGCGCTAACACCGCCTCGCCATTGCCGAAGGCAACATCAATGCCGCCCGTTTCCTCTCTTGTGATCAGCTTTTTCTCGTAGCACTCCATAGCGTAGCCGACGGTAACGCCGCAGGTGATGGTATCCATCCCGTACTCCTCGCAAAGTCTATCTGCAGCGTTTATGACCGCGGGGTCGGCGATCCCGCACTGCGGACCGAAGGCATACATTGTTTCATATTCAGGTCCTTCGTTTTCATATTCGGTCCCGAATGCCGTCATCTTCACTATCCTGCTGCAACCTATGGGACACATATAGCAGCCCCGGGTCTGAGTCTTGTACGGGACAAAGGCGCTCGAATTTACGGCATCCGTATGATCAAACGTGTTCTCCCTCCAGTTGCTGGTCGGCAGCGTGCCCGTGGTGTGCGTGACATCTATTGTGCTCATGGTACCGATACCGGGAAAGGCTCCGCCTCTCTTCGTCTGGGGATGCTCCGAAAGGATCTTAAAAACTTGCTTCTTGACCGCTTTCAGTGCCTCCGGGTCAGCGACGGCGACCTTCCTGGAGCCTCTTAATGCCACCGCCTTCAGGTTCTTAGACCCCATGACCGCACCCGAGCCGCCGCGGCCGAAATGCCTTCCCTCA contains the following coding sequences:
- a CDS encoding aldehyde ferredoxin oxidoreductase family protein; translation: MYGYAGKIACIDLTTGKIDAEDLPEDIARKYLGGKGLGAYLLYTRLKPHTDPYAPENILIFAAGPITGTSFPCSGRGAVITRSPLTGTFLDSYAGGSFGPWLKHAGYDALVITGKAHAPVYIFVDDEEISIHEAAHLWGLTTIEAEEKLKTKLQVEKEGRVSVATIGPAGERLVRFANISSEGRHFGRGGSGAVMGSKNLKAVALRGSRKVAVADPEALKAVKKQVFKILSEHPQTKRGGAFPGIGTMSTIDVTHTTGTLPTSNWRENTFDHTDAVNSSAFVPYKTQTRGCYMCPIGCSRIVKMTAFGTEYENEGPEYETMYAFGPQCGIADPAVINAADRLCEEYGMDTITCGVTVGYAMECYEKKLITREETGGIDVAFGNGEAVLALVHLIGKKEGIGAILSEGTRRASQEIKGSSGFAIHVKGLELPGYDPRGMKGQALTYALADRGACHVRSNTLRTELLMPGADRYTYEGKPLMVSELQLTYAIYDVLISCAFGGFAITPPDFARAVAAITGWAFTLEDLRMVAQRVWNLTRLFNVREGFGRKDDMLPERLFSEASSKGPSSGQTVDRKIFDKMLDEYYAIVGWDVTTGVPTTKRLEELGIEK
- a CDS encoding class I SAM-dependent methyltransferase, translating into MDWNAEYGKKGKIWGDAPSELACEAVKHLGKRSSGLEGATLLDIGCGYGRDSFYLSDQLNVHVIGIERSANGLALVGKDPKKDKVRFICCDFSDITEMQTFDLLFASNLYHTMRPGDRLMLREKAARLLKQGGYFFLNALSVNDKEEYGKGDIVEGESHSFVKGKYSHFFTERELRQDFGAFLEQELYELEYEEHRNEGRNHHHVSWIIILRKAC
- a CDS encoding universal stress protein gives rise to the protein MTAKSILVPTDFSEHSDMALKQALEIAKEGKAKLYLLHVIHEAMHQCAADYCLSDELMRQMENGMTSAAQQNLQKQLAKFPAAKEVEVITEVRRGFPSDEILKEQQEKKIDLIVIAPLGRSGIERFLIGSVTKNVVKEAKCPVLVAK